The Candidatus Sericytochromatia bacterium region CGCCAGGGGCAGCTGGCCCATATCCTCAACGACATGGGAGATGAGGCCGAAGGGCGGAACCTCTCGGCCGCGCTGATCAACACGGGGGTCTATCGCGAGGAATTCGTCTGGCGAGCCTTCGATGATGACGCCGTGCGGGGTTTGCTGGTCGAACTCGGCTTCCAGGCGCCCATGATTGGCTCCAGTGAGGCGCTCAGTGCCCTGTCCGAAGAGGCCCGGCACCACATGGTCAAGCAGCTTACCAGTGGCTACATGAGCGTGGACGAGCTGGATATGGCCCGCTGGCTCAACGCGCACAACCAGAACCCGGTCGTACTCCCGGAATTCAACGCCGGGATCGACGCGTCGACCTCGGGGGGCTAGCGTTCCACACCGGGTAACTCTGCCTTCCGCCGCCTTCCTCACCAAGCCGGCGGTCCCTCCGTTCGCGTCTCGGCGCGCGCGGGGTGCTACAATCTGACGGGCGCGGCAGGGTTCGCGCCCATCGGAGGTCGAGATGCCACTGACAGGGAAAGCGCCCCGGGAATCCCGGGTTGAAATGGCCGAACATGTGCTGCCCAACGACACCAATCCACACGGCACGATCTTCGGCGGGCGGGTCATGGCGCTCGTCGACCTGGCGGCCACCATCGCCGCCTCGCGCCACGCGCGGCGCGCCGTCGTGACGGCCTCGATCGACGAACTGCACTTCCTGGCGCCGGTCAAGCTGGGGCACATCGTGCTGCTGGAGGCGCAGGTCAACGAGGCGTTCAAGACGTCGATGGAAATCGGCGTGACGGTCATGTCGGAGAACCCGATCACCGGTGAGCGTCGCATGACCACCACGGCCTTTGCCACGTTCGTGGCGCTGGACGACCTCGGCCGTCCCGCGGCGGTTCCCCCTCTGCTTCCCGAGACGGAGGA contains the following coding sequences:
- a CDS encoding acyl-CoA thioesterase — translated: MPLTGKAPRESRVEMAEHVLPNDTNPHGTIFGGRVMALVDLAATIAASRHARRAVVTASIDELHFLAPVKLGHIVLLEAQVNEAFKTSMEIGVTVMSENPITGERRMTTTAFATFVALDDLGRPAAVPPLLPETEEEVARQEAARERRELRMQRRKVAQEA